One genomic segment of Rivularia sp. PCC 7116 includes these proteins:
- a CDS encoding acyl-CoA desaturase, translating to MTQTQTARVTFAKNIGFRKELNKRVDAYFKSKNLTPRDNAPMYLKSATILGWVFFSWILILFSPPIIWIKILGCIMLGMGFAGVGFSVGHDANHGGYSSKKWVNTTFGLTYDFIIGLSSYLWKFRHNFLHHTYTNILDHDVEIDGDGLVRMSPAREHKAYHRFQHLLINIAYAFIPFYWSIADVNLILFKRKYHEHNIPKPTFLELSTLIGAKLVWLGLYVGIPLALGYSPIEVIIGLSIVNMVYGVIICNVFMLAHVLEPAEFIEPNLPENTVDDEWAIVQVKTTVDFAPENKFLNWYLGGLNYQVVHHLFPHVCHIHYPNIAPILAEVCEEYNVQYNVYPTFKGALAANYGWLKKMGNPPQINAVTPQVS from the coding sequence ATGACACAAACGCAAACTGCGAGAGTAACTTTTGCCAAAAATATCGGCTTCAGAAAAGAATTAAATAAACGAGTTGATGCTTATTTCAAGTCTAAAAATTTGACTCCTAGAGATAATGCCCCCATGTACTTAAAAAGTGCGACTATCTTAGGATGGGTATTTTTTTCCTGGATATTAATTCTTTTTTCTCCTCCAATAATTTGGATAAAAATCCTTGGCTGTATTATGTTGGGTATGGGTTTTGCTGGTGTTGGCTTTAGTGTAGGGCATGATGCCAACCACGGCGGTTATTCTAGTAAAAAATGGGTTAATACAACTTTTGGTTTAACTTATGATTTTATCATAGGTCTTTCCAGCTATTTGTGGAAATTTCGCCACAATTTTTTGCATCATACTTATACTAATATATTAGACCATGATGTAGAAATTGATGGAGATGGTTTAGTAAGAATGTCTCCTGCTAGAGAGCATAAAGCTTATCATCGATTTCAGCATTTATTAATTAATATAGCCTATGCATTTATTCCATTTTATTGGTCTATTGCTGATGTTAATTTAATTTTATTTAAACGTAAATACCACGAGCATAATATTCCAAAACCAACTTTCTTAGAACTATCGACTTTGATAGGTGCAAAATTAGTTTGGTTGGGACTTTATGTCGGTATTCCATTAGCTTTAGGATACAGTCCCATAGAAGTAATTATTGGATTATCTATCGTAAATATGGTTTACGGTGTGATAATTTGTAATGTTTTTATGCTGGCTCACGTACTTGAACCGGCGGAGTTTATCGAACCTAATTTACCGGAGAATACGGTAGATGATGAATGGGCGATTGTTCAAGTTAAGACGACAGTTGATTTTGCTCCGGAAAATAAGTTTTTAAACTGGTATCTCGGCGGACTTAATTATCAAGTGGTACATCATTTGTTTCCCCACGTTTGTCATATACATTATCCAAACATTGCTCCGATATTGGCAGAAGTTTGTGAAGAGTACAACGTGCAATACAATGTATATCCAACTTTTAAAGGGGCACTTGCTGCTAACTATGGTTGGTTAAAGAAAATGGGTAATCCTCCTCAAATCAATGCGGTGACACCCCAAGTTTCCTAA
- a CDS encoding fatty acid desaturase, producing the protein MTTSAVNTDNSKPLSLADSKLKLTDVIKTLPSECFELDARKAWFSVISNVLAVVLGYFFLAIAPWYLLPLAWIYTGTAATGFFVIGHDCAHRSFAKSRWVNDIVGHLFMMPLIYPFHGWRIKHNYHHAHTNKRLVDNAWQPVGTDVYENSGVALRWAFKRFLHNRLWWIGSIVHWAMHHFNWNQYRKQDQADVKLSVAVVALFAAVCFPTLIATTGIWGFIKFWFIPWMVYHFWMSTFTYIHHTAPDIAFVPASEWDALTAQLSGTVHCNYPKWVEFLCHDINVHVPHHISTAIPSYNLRMAYKSLQENWGSYLYPECTFSVSLLKYITDRCHLYTPENEYISFKDYYAQQ; encoded by the coding sequence ATGACAACATCAGCAGTAAACACAGACAATTCAAAGCCACTTTCACTCGCTGACTCAAAACTAAAGCTGACAGACGTAATCAAAACTCTTCCTTCAGAGTGTTTTGAGTTAGATGCTCGTAAAGCTTGGTTTAGCGTTATTAGCAATGTTTTAGCCGTTGTTTTAGGCTATTTCTTTTTAGCGATCGCACCTTGGTATCTTTTACCGTTAGCGTGGATATATACGGGTACTGCTGCTACGGGATTTTTTGTAATCGGACATGATTGCGCCCATCGTTCATTTGCCAAAAGTCGCTGGGTAAATGATATTGTGGGACATTTGTTTATGATGCCGCTGATTTACCCTTTCCACGGTTGGCGGATAAAACATAATTATCACCACGCTCATACTAATAAGCGCCTAGTAGACAACGCTTGGCAGCCTGTAGGTACTGATGTTTATGAAAACAGTGGAGTAGCTCTTCGTTGGGCTTTTAAAAGATTTTTGCACAACCGTTTGTGGTGGATAGGCTCAATCGTACATTGGGCGATGCACCATTTTAATTGGAATCAATACCGCAAGCAAGACCAAGCAGATGTCAAGCTTTCAGTGGCTGTAGTCGCTTTGTTTGCCGCTGTATGCTTCCCTACCCTAATTGCAACAACTGGTATTTGGGGCTTTATTAAATTTTGGTTTATTCCTTGGATGGTATACCATTTTTGGATGAGTACTTTTACTTACATTCACCACACTGCTCCAGATATTGCTTTTGTTCCAGCTTCGGAGTGGGATGCACTAACAGCTCAACTATCAGGTACAGTTCACTGCAATTATCCTAAATGGGTAGAATTTTTGTGTCACGATATCAACGTACACGTACCCCATCACATTTCAACCGCGATTCCTTCTTATAACTTGCGTATGGCTTATAAAAGCTTGCAAGAAAATTGGGGAAGCTACTTGTATCCCGAATGTACCTTCTCTGTTTCTTTACTAAAGTATATTACCGACAGATGTCACTTATATACTCCAGAGAATGAATATATTTCCTTCAAGGATTATTACGCACAGCAATAA
- a CDS encoding glutamate-5-semialdehyde dehydrogenase: MTVDAFAENPQPIATAKRAHGAALKLGITKGAQRSRALMAMAEALERSFDDILEANTLDLEACREMAVPDLVLDWLKLTPERLDSTVKILQRLEELSDPLRRMRTADYQLGEEQSYSQSTPLGVIAFIYEAFPELGAIAAGLCIKSGNSIILKGSTEASHSNAAIAQVLQVAVTESGLPVGSIELVTAEHGTSMQELVTQEHYLNLVIPYGRTSLIQRVVRQSTAPVLKSAMGNCYLYWSPNGSLVDMVRWMIIESHASSPDPVNAIEKVLINRQTLSSSLGTLLKSLQEKGFVLKGDEELRESFPQLHPVQDREWGTPYFTKTVAFKLVDNLDTAISWINRHSSGHADCIVTESYQESRQFALGVNSASTYINASPRFSRNPLWGDAVFLGMSNQKGHRRGLIGLESLTTLKHIVQGNGRF; the protein is encoded by the coding sequence ATTACTGTGGATGCTTTTGCTGAAAACCCCCAACCTATTGCGACCGCGAAGCGCGCACATGGTGCTGCTCTAAAACTAGGCATTACTAAAGGAGCGCAACGTAGCCGCGCTTTGATGGCGATGGCTGAGGCTTTGGAACGCTCGTTTGACGATATTTTAGAAGCAAATACTTTGGATCTGGAAGCTTGTCGAGAAATGGCGGTACCAGACTTAGTATTGGATTGGCTAAAATTAACTCCGGAACGTTTGGATTCGACGGTGAAAATTTTGCAACGGTTGGAGGAATTATCAGATCCACTGCGGCGAATGAGAACTGCTGATTACCAGTTAGGTGAAGAACAAAGTTACTCCCAATCAACACCTCTGGGGGTAATAGCATTTATTTATGAAGCATTTCCGGAATTAGGAGCCATTGCAGCAGGTTTATGTATCAAAAGTGGCAACAGCATTATCCTCAAAGGAAGCACGGAGGCAAGTCATTCTAATGCGGCTATTGCACAAGTGTTGCAGGTTGCTGTTACTGAATCTGGATTACCCGTAGGCTCTATAGAATTAGTAACGGCAGAGCATGGTACTTCAATGCAAGAGTTAGTTACTCAAGAGCATTATTTAAATTTAGTGATTCCTTACGGGCGCACTAGTTTAATTCAGCGAGTAGTACGTCAATCTACTGCACCAGTTTTGAAATCGGCGATGGGTAATTGTTATTTATATTGGTCGCCGAATGGTAGCCTGGTGGATATGGTACGCTGGATGATTATTGAGAGCCATGCTAGTTCTCCCGATCCGGTAAATGCTATTGAAAAGGTATTAATTAATCGGCAAACTTTATCCTCTTCGTTGGGCACTTTATTAAAAAGTTTGCAGGAAAAAGGTTTTGTTCTTAAAGGAGATGAAGAGTTAAGGGAATCTTTTCCTCAATTACATCCGGTGCAAGATAGGGAATGGGGAACACCTTATTTTACTAAAACGGTTGCGTTCAAACTTGTAGATAATTTGGATACGGCAATTTCTTGGATTAATCGACACAGCAGCGGACATGCTGACTGTATTGTGACGGAATCTTATCAAGAAAGCAGGCAGTTTGCTCTTGGTGTAAACAGCGCTTCTACGTACATCAATGCTTCCCCACGTTTTAGCCGCAATCCATTATGGGGAGATGCTGTATTTTTGGGAATGTCTAATCAAAAAGGACATCGCAGGGGATTAATTGGTTTGGAAAGCTTGACTACTCTCAAACATATTGTTCAAGGAAACGGCAGGTTTTGA
- a CDS encoding DUF3474 domain-containing protein, producing MTSSTVRIDNTPHGESSEEITKLPFTLGDVKAAIPAECFQPQVWKSLLFFFRDIAIIAGLYALAHYLDSWLFFPIFWVMQGTMFWALFVVGHDCGHQSFSRHKWLNDLVGHLSHTPILVPYHGWRISHRTHHKNTGSLENDESWYPISERAYNQMDIVEKVGRHYLFLLAYPVYLFKRSPGKTGSHFSPKSPLFKPSEKWDVITSTVLWTAMVGLLAFLTYEWGFMWLIKYYAAPYIVFVIWLDLVTFLHHTEPGIPWYREGEWTFLKGALSSVDRDYGFINHIHHDIGTHVAHHIFLNIPHYNLKKATEAIKPLLGEYYHKTDESILTSLWNSFRKCHFVPDEGKRVYYTSYMK from the coding sequence GTGACATCTTCTACAGTTCGTATAGATAATACTCCTCATGGTGAATCATCTGAGGAAATAACCAAACTACCCTTTACCCTTGGGGATGTAAAAGCAGCAATTCCAGCAGAATGTTTTCAGCCTCAAGTTTGGAAATCTCTGCTTTTCTTCTTTAGAGACATCGCGATTATTGCTGGGCTTTATGCTCTAGCTCATTACTTAGACTCATGGTTATTCTTTCCGATTTTCTGGGTAATGCAAGGAACGATGTTCTGGGCTTTATTTGTAGTTGGACATGATTGCGGACATCAATCATTTTCTCGCCACAAATGGTTGAATGATTTGGTAGGACATTTATCTCATACACCGATACTGGTTCCCTATCATGGATGGCGTATAAGTCACCGAACTCACCATAAAAATACTGGTAGTTTGGAAAATGATGAAAGTTGGTATCCTATATCGGAAAGAGCTTACAACCAAATGGATATAGTTGAAAAAGTCGGCAGACACTACCTGTTTTTACTGGCTTATCCGGTATATTTATTTAAACGCTCTCCAGGTAAAACAGGTTCTCACTTTTCACCCAAAAGCCCCTTATTTAAACCTTCGGAGAAATGGGACGTAATTACCAGTACCGTACTTTGGACTGCAATGGTTGGTTTACTGGCTTTCCTTACCTATGAATGGGGTTTCATGTGGTTGATCAAATACTATGCTGCACCATACATTGTATTTGTAATTTGGCTGGATTTGGTGACATTTTTACATCACACCGAGCCTGGTATTCCTTGGTATCGCGAAGGAGAATGGACTTTTCTTAAAGGGGCGCTTTCTAGCGTGGATCGCGATTATGGTTTTATCAATCATATTCACCACGATATCGGCACTCATGTTGCTCACCACATCTTCTTGAATATTCCTCATTACAACTTGAAGAAAGCAACTGAAGCGATTAAGCCATTGTTGGGCGAATATTATCATAAAACTGACGAATCGATTTTGACTTCCCTTTGGAACTCTTTCAGAAAATGCCACTTTGTTCCAGATGAAGGGAAACGGGTTTATTACACCTCTTACATGAAATAG
- a CDS encoding acyl-CoA desaturase yields MTIATSRDKGPLNWLHITFFVGLHFGVLLAPFPAFFNWKAVGVALLLYWVTGGLGITLGFHRLITHRSFQTPKWLEYFLAFCGTLACQGGPIAWVGMHRIHHLHSDQPLDPHDSNKGFFWSHMGWMFHHSPAFDDVPRFTKDIKDDPFYIFLEKNMLLIQIALGGVLLALGGWSFVVWGVFVRLIFVWHCTWFVNSATHKFGYQTYDAKDHSTNCWWVALLTYGEGWHNNHHAFQYSARHGLQWWEIDLTWMTIQLLQFLGLATNVKLAPVKQSST; encoded by the coding sequence ATGACAATTGCTACATCAAGAGATAAAGGACCATTAAATTGGTTGCACATTACATTTTTCGTAGGTTTGCATTTTGGAGTTTTGCTCGCACCATTCCCAGCTTTTTTTAACTGGAAAGCTGTTGGTGTTGCTTTACTTTTGTACTGGGTGACTGGCGGCTTAGGTATTACTTTAGGATTTCACCGTCTTATAACTCACCGCAGTTTTCAAACTCCTAAATGGCTGGAATATTTCCTCGCATTTTGCGGCACCCTTGCTTGTCAAGGTGGTCCCATTGCATGGGTGGGAATGCATCGCATCCACCACTTACATTCCGATCAACCATTAGATCCCCACGATTCTAACAAAGGATTTTTCTGGAGTCATATGGGTTGGATGTTTCATCATTCTCCAGCTTTTGATGATGTTCCTCGTTTTACAAAAGACATCAAAGACGACCCATTTTATATATTCTTGGAAAAGAATATGCTGTTAATCCAAATAGCTCTAGGTGGGGTGCTATTAGCATTGGGTGGATGGTCTTTCGTAGTTTGGGGTGTTTTCGTTCGTCTTATTTTTGTATGGCACTGTACCTGGTTTGTCAATAGTGCAACTCACAAATTCGGTTACCAAACCTACGATGCAAAAGACCACTCTACAAACTGCTGGTGGGTTGCTTTATTGACTTACGGTGAAGGCTGGCACAACAATCACCATGCTTTTCAATATTCAGCCCGTCATGGGTTGCAATGGTGGGAAATTGACCTTACCTGGATGACTATTCAATTGCTACAATTCTTGGGTTTAGCGACAAATGTAAAACTCGCACCAGTCAAGCAATCATCAACATAA
- a CDS encoding mechanosensitive ion channel family protein, translating to MKSYRQLRNKQYFAFLKRFLYFGASITLCFLLSTFSFSPTQAQVSNPTPTVTPATTSINKSALVELGGEELFKIRAGVGAFSAEERAEAVKNRILKLAENPTNAVEKIRIDDKLLTTNLTFENRVILTITDADARAADQSRQELARNYREKIQKAITQYRIQRSPDYIRQGIFNSLIATALLVGTLILFAVVFPWFYRNVGNLQNSRLPTIRIQNFELLAATRISQILISLLKLLRVLLTLGALVIYVPLVMSFFPWTRQISLRVLRYFLQAAEHSWEGFLSYLPNLFALGIILLITYYLIKFTRHLFTSIGNGNLNIQGFYPEWAEPTFKLSAFLIIILAAVIAFPYLPGFGSPAFQGISLFLGLLLSLGSSVVVANVVAGIILIYTRAFQIGDRIKIGDAIGDVVEKTLFVTRIRTVKNVMITLPNTSVFTNQIINYTAAELDPNQAPLILHTTVTLGYDVPWRKVHQVLVDAAKSTTNLLCEPEPFVLQTSLDDFYVSYELNAFTHNPSIMARIYSELYQNIQDKCNEAEIEILSPHYSAVRDGSQITIPEDYLPKNYTTPGWGIFPQGTILDLLNNKAHNSSQNQTKESKE from the coding sequence ATGAAAAGTTATCGGCAATTACGAAATAAACAATATTTTGCGTTCTTAAAAAGGTTCCTTTATTTCGGTGCATCTATTACACTATGCTTTTTACTTAGTACTTTTTCCTTTTCACCAACTCAAGCTCAAGTTTCTAATCCGACTCCTACTGTAACTCCTGCTACTACTTCAATAAATAAATCAGCTTTAGTAGAACTTGGAGGAGAAGAACTTTTTAAAATACGTGCTGGAGTCGGAGCATTCTCTGCTGAAGAACGTGCTGAAGCGGTAAAGAATCGTATTCTGAAGCTAGCGGAAAACCCAACAAATGCGGTAGAAAAAATTAGAATAGATGACAAATTGCTAACTACTAATTTAACTTTTGAAAATCGCGTCATCTTAACTATAACAGATGCAGATGCTCGTGCTGCTGACCAATCTCGACAAGAATTAGCTAGAAACTACCGAGAGAAAATACAAAAAGCAATAACTCAATACCGCATCCAACGCAGCCCAGATTATATTCGTCAAGGAATATTTAACAGTCTTATAGCAACGGCTCTTCTTGTAGGAACACTAATTTTATTTGCTGTAGTGTTTCCCTGGTTTTATCGGAATGTAGGTAATTTACAAAATAGCAGACTGCCAACAATCAGAATTCAAAATTTTGAACTTTTAGCAGCTACCAGAATTTCTCAAATTCTAATTTCTCTACTCAAATTACTCAGAGTTTTATTAACCTTGGGCGCATTAGTAATATACGTACCCTTGGTAATGAGTTTCTTTCCTTGGACGAGACAAATTAGTTTGCGGGTATTAAGATATTTTTTACAAGCAGCAGAACATTCTTGGGAAGGATTTCTCAGCTACTTACCGAATCTTTTTGCTCTTGGCATTATTCTTTTAATTACTTATTATTTAATTAAGTTCACCAGACACTTATTTACTTCTATAGGTAACGGGAATCTCAATATCCAAGGTTTTTACCCAGAATGGGCTGAACCTACTTTTAAATTATCGGCATTTTTAATTATAATCCTGGCTGCAGTAATTGCTTTTCCTTATCTGCCAGGATTTGGTTCTCCAGCATTTCAAGGAATATCGCTGTTTTTAGGTTTGCTGTTATCTTTGGGTTCTAGCGTTGTAGTAGCCAATGTTGTTGCAGGAATTATTTTAATCTACACTCGCGCTTTTCAAATTGGAGACAGAATAAAAATTGGTGATGCAATTGGTGACGTAGTAGAAAAAACTTTATTTGTTACCCGCATTCGCACTGTAAAAAACGTGATGATTACTCTTCCTAATACCAGTGTTTTTACAAATCAAATAATTAATTATACTGCTGCCGAATTGGACCCCAATCAAGCTCCTTTGATTTTACATACTACGGTAACTTTGGGTTATGACGTACCTTGGCGTAAAGTACATCAGGTATTGGTTGATGCAGCAAAATCAACAACAAATCTTCTTTGCGAACCAGAGCCTTTTGTATTGCAAACCAGTTTAGATGACTTTTATGTTAGTTACGAATTGAATGCTTTTACTCACAATCCAAGTATTATGGCTCGCATTTATTCTGAACTGTATCAAAATATTCAGGATAAATGCAACGAAGCAGAAATTGAAATTCTTTCACCACATTATTCAGCCGTGCGAGACGGTAGTCAAATTACAATTCCAGAAGACTATCTTCCTAAGAATTATACGACACCCGGTTGGGGAATTTTTCCTCAAGGAACGATTCTAGATTTATTGAATAATAAAGCTCATAATTCAAGCCAAAATCAAACTAAAGAAAGTAAAGAGTAG
- a CDS encoding glucose 1-dehydrogenase, with the protein MKGISGKNVLVTGATSGIGQSIAVRFAQEGANVAINYRKSPEDAEDTEKLIYKACTDARCGCDGKEILVQADVSKESDILEMFAEVKKEFGGLDILINNAGIQIAGEAHKIEFEEFEKVIDVNLKGAYLCAREAIKMFLDGGKGGSIINVSSVHQIIPRPQYISYSVSKGGMQNLTRTLALEYARRGIRVNAIAPGATITPINDAWTDDPDKKANVESHIPMGRAGTSEEMAAVTTFLCSDEAAYITGQTLYIDGGLTLYPDFLEPWSGQG; encoded by the coding sequence ATGAAAGGCATAAGCGGAAAAAACGTTCTGGTTACGGGTGCAACTTCTGGAATAGGTCAGTCAATTGCGGTCAGATTTGCTCAAGAAGGCGCGAATGTGGCAATTAACTATCGAAAAAGCCCTGAGGATGCCGAAGATACCGAAAAATTGATTTATAAAGCCTGTACCGATGCCCGTTGCGGTTGCGATGGTAAAGAAATACTGGTACAAGCAGATGTATCAAAAGAATCTGATATTTTAGAAATGTTTGCCGAAGTTAAAAAGGAGTTTGGCGGACTTGATATTTTAATTAATAATGCAGGAATTCAAATAGCTGGTGAAGCACATAAAATTGAATTTGAAGAATTTGAAAAAGTAATTGACGTTAATTTAAAGGGTGCTTACTTATGCGCTCGCGAAGCAATTAAAATGTTTCTTGATGGAGGTAAAGGTGGAAGCATTATTAATGTTTCTAGCGTTCACCAAATTATTCCCAGACCTCAATATATAAGTTATTCAGTTAGTAAGGGTGGGATGCAAAATCTTACCCGTACTTTAGCTTTAGAATATGCTAGAAGAGGGATTCGAGTCAATGCGATCGCGCCCGGTGCCACTATCACCCCCATTAACGATGCTTGGACGGACGATCCAGACAAGAAGGCTAATGTAGAAAGTCATATACCAATGGGTAGAGCGGGTACTTCCGAAGAAATGGCTGCCGTCACAACTTTTCTATGTTCCGATGAAGCAGCTTACATCACCGGACAAACGCTATATATTGACGGTGGATTAACGCTTTATCCCGACTTTCTCGAACCTTGGTCTGGACAAGGTTAG
- the ribH gene encoding 6,7-dimethyl-8-ribityllumazine synthase, translated as MAVFEGTFAQTEPLRFALVIGRFNDLVTTKLVEGCQDCLKRHGVDTNPHGSQVDYVWVPGSFEVPLVARQLALSGKYDAIICLGAVIKGQTPHFDYVSAEVAKGISAAAFQTGVPVIFGVLTTETMQQALERAGIKSNHGWDYAMNALEMASLMRQLRPNVNQQQYASNSTALTGSLKSASLNNLPAESEEKT; from the coding sequence ATGGCTGTTTTCGAGGGAACTTTTGCTCAAACGGAACCCTTACGTTTTGCATTAGTAATTGGTAGATTTAATGATTTAGTTACCACCAAGTTGGTGGAAGGTTGTCAAGACTGTCTCAAGCGCCACGGTGTCGATACTAATCCCCACGGCTCTCAAGTTGATTATGTCTGGGTGCCTGGAAGTTTTGAAGTGCCGTTAGTAGCCAGACAATTAGCGCTTTCTGGTAAATACGATGCAATAATTTGTTTGGGTGCAGTAATTAAAGGTCAAACTCCCCATTTTGATTATGTATCGGCAGAAGTCGCCAAAGGAATTTCCGCAGCTGCTTTTCAGACTGGTGTACCAGTGATATTTGGTGTTTTAACAACCGAAACCATGCAGCAAGCTTTGGAAAGAGCGGGAATTAAAAGCAATCATGGTTGGGATTATGCAATGAACGCTTTAGAAATGGCTAGCTTGATGCGTCAATTGCGTCCTAATGTTAATCAACAACAATATGCTTCTAATTCCACCGCTTTAACTGGTTCTCTTAAAAGTGCCAGTTTAAACAATTTACCCGCAGAGTCGGAAGAAAAAACGTAA
- a CDS encoding alpha/beta hydrolase translates to MILKKSIWLNAALSCFITCALPIFTPNRAVSAERLKLSFGIVERSISVDSLENYAKTGQVNDELATYFKYVPKENRGELREALLAPIPLNSVEVSQFLYSPIGEKLLETLSQIVQSEFRNRGQTNRNKFRRGSGFYGTRSALILAARKKNNFNIINILRKFPSQTISIDLFRSLEIGLRARNIVNRTQKAVALINEKSLNKANNQTVSNSTTSNALRKGNFTYQKDSVTLTDVRRIRSFPLDIYLPRTNKPSPIIVISHGLGSDRSSFAYLAEYLASRGFVVAVPEHPGSNAQQLQALLGGIAGEVTEPREFVDRPLDVKYVLDHLERLSNSDAAYKGRLNMEQVGVIGQSFGGYTALALAGAEINFPRLQENCPVDENTLNVSLLLQCQALNLPKIDYKLSDPRIKAAVAINPVVSSVYGKENFSKINIPVMIVAGTADTVAPAYPEQIIPFTWLTNPNKYLVLMNGGTHFSAIAESPNSSIPVPSQVIGPSPNLARDYTNYLALAMFKTYVTNNSAFRSYLNANYINSLGQGDLFLRVVNELSSDNLR, encoded by the coding sequence ATGATTCTTAAAAAATCAATTTGGCTGAATGCAGCTTTAAGCTGTTTTATAACTTGTGCTTTACCTATTTTTACGCCCAATCGTGCTGTAAGTGCGGAAAGGTTGAAGCTTTCTTTTGGAATAGTTGAAAGGTCGATTTCGGTTGATTCTTTAGAAAATTATGCCAAAACTGGTCAAGTAAATGATGAGTTAGCTACATATTTTAAATACGTTCCAAAAGAAAATAGAGGAGAATTAAGAGAAGCATTGCTTGCTCCCATTCCTTTAAATTCTGTTGAAGTTTCTCAATTTTTATATTCGCCTATCGGAGAGAAACTTTTAGAAACTCTTTCGCAAATAGTTCAAAGCGAATTCCGCAATCGCGGACAAACCAATCGCAATAAATTTCGTCGCGGCAGTGGATTTTATGGAACTCGTTCGGCGTTAATTTTAGCGGCAAGGAAAAAAAATAATTTTAATATTATCAATATATTACGTAAATTCCCTTCTCAAACTATCTCAATCGATTTATTCCGTAGTTTAGAAATTGGATTACGAGCTAGAAATATTGTTAATCGAACTCAAAAAGCAGTTGCATTAATTAATGAGAAGTCTTTAAATAAAGCCAATAATCAAACTGTATCAAATAGTACTACCTCAAATGCATTACGAAAAGGAAATTTTACTTACCAAAAAGATAGCGTTACCCTGACGGATGTACGTCGTATCCGCAGTTTTCCCTTAGATATCTATTTACCCAGAACAAACAAACCCAGTCCAATAATTGTAATTTCTCATGGATTAGGTTCCGACCGCAGCAGTTTTGCTTATTTAGCTGAATACCTAGCTTCTAGGGGTTTTGTAGTAGCAGTACCAGAACATCCCGGCAGTAATGCTCAACAGCTACAAGCATTATTAGGAGGAATTGCGGGTGAAGTAACTGAACCTAGGGAATTTGTTGACCGACCTTTAGACGTAAAATACGTATTGGATCACCTCGAACGTTTATCCAATTCTGATGCTGCATATAAGGGACGTTTGAATATGGAACAAGTTGGGGTAATTGGGCAATCTTTTGGTGGCTATACGGCTTTAGCATTAGCAGGTGCTGAAATCAATTTCCCACGGTTACAAGAGAATTGTCCGGTTGATGAAAACACTTTAAATGTGTCGCTATTGCTGCAATGTCAAGCATTAAATTTGCCAAAAATTGATTATAAGTTGTCAGATCCAAGAATTAAAGCAGCAGTGGCGATTAATCCAGTTGTTAGCAGCGTTTACGGCAAAGAAAACTTCAGCAAAATTAATATTCCAGTAATGATTGTAGCAGGAACCGCCGATACCGTTGCCCCTGCATATCCGGAACAAATTATACCTTTTACTTGGTTAACAAATCCAAATAAATATTTAGTATTAATGAACGGTGGTACTCACTTTTCAGCAATTGCAGAGTCACCTAATTCTTCAATTCCCGTACCCTCGCAAGTAATTGGTCCTTCTCCTAATTTAGCTCGCGATTATACAAATTATTTAGCTTTAGCAATGTTCAAAACTTATGTCACAAATAATTCAGCTTTTCGCAGCTATTTAAATGCTAATTACATTAATTCTCTCGGTCAAGGTGATTTATTTTTACGAGTAGTTAACGAACTCAGTAGTGATAATTTAAGGTAA
- the psbZ gene encoding photosystem II reaction center protein PsbZ, whose protein sequence is MTIIFQVALLALVALSFVMVVGVPVAYATPQTWVESKKFLWIGSGAWFALVVIVGVLNFFVV, encoded by the coding sequence ATGACCATCATATTCCAAGTTGCTTTATTAGCTTTAGTCGCTTTATCTTTCGTCATGGTAGTTGGCGTTCCCGTTGCTTATGCAACTCCTCAAACCTGGGTTGAATCTAAGAAATTCCTTTGGATTGGCTCCGGAGCTTGGTTCGCTTTAGTTGTAATAGTCGGAGTTTTAAACTTTTTCGTAGTTTAA